In Ensifer canadensis, a genomic segment contains:
- the nuoN gene encoding NADH-quinone oxidoreductase subunit NuoN — protein MTAEILLASLQLSIPELILAVGAMALLMIGVFAGEKSTSTVTGLAVALLIIAGLWLVLKTGEGEAYGGAFLSDPFAKFMKVLALIGSITAMVMTVGHARSAQIDRFEFPVLLVLATLGMLLMISANDLMSLYLSLELQSLALYVVAAINRDSIRSTEAGLKYFVLGALSSGMLLYGMSLVYGFTGHTGFDEIAAALTTTGTPSLGLIFGLVFILAGLAFKISAVPFHMWTPDVYEGAPTPVTAFFAAAPKVAAMAIFVRIVINAFEPVVVQWQQIVVFISIASMLLGAFAAIGQKNIKRLMAYSSIGHMGYALVGLAAGSMAGVRGVLLYMLIYMVMTLGTFACILAMRRKDGENVESVDDLAGLSQTNPFMATVLTILMFSLAGIPPMAGFFGKYFVFMAAIEAHLYALAIIGVLASVVGAYYYLRVIKVMWFDDAKGEFARTAGELRLVFGLSGLFVLGYVLIGGPLGNAAEVAARTFF, from the coding sequence ATGACTGCTGAAATCCTCCTCGCTAGCCTGCAGCTCTCGATCCCCGAGTTGATCCTCGCGGTCGGCGCGATGGCGCTCTTGATGATCGGCGTGTTCGCCGGTGAAAAGTCGACCTCGACCGTCACCGGCCTTGCGGTTGCCCTTCTCATCATCGCCGGCCTCTGGCTCGTCCTGAAGACGGGCGAGGGCGAAGCTTACGGCGGCGCCTTCCTGTCCGATCCCTTCGCCAAGTTCATGAAGGTGCTGGCGCTGATCGGCTCGATCACCGCCATGGTGATGACGGTCGGCCATGCCCGTTCCGCGCAGATCGATCGTTTCGAGTTCCCGGTGCTGCTGGTGCTCGCCACCCTCGGAATGCTCCTGATGATCTCGGCCAACGACCTGATGTCGCTGTACCTGTCGCTGGAATTGCAGTCGCTGGCGCTCTACGTCGTAGCCGCCATCAACCGTGACAGCATCCGTTCGACGGAAGCCGGCCTGAAGTATTTCGTCCTCGGCGCGCTGTCTTCGGGCATGCTGCTTTATGGCATGTCGCTGGTCTACGGCTTCACCGGCCACACCGGCTTTGACGAGATTGCCGCTGCATTGACGACTACGGGCACGCCGTCGCTCGGCCTGATCTTCGGACTGGTCTTCATCCTTGCCGGCCTTGCATTCAAGATTTCTGCCGTTCCGTTCCACATGTGGACGCCGGATGTTTATGAAGGTGCGCCGACGCCGGTCACCGCATTCTTCGCCGCGGCCCCGAAGGTTGCCGCCATGGCCATCTTCGTTCGCATCGTCATCAACGCGTTCGAGCCGGTCGTTGTCCAGTGGCAACAGATCGTCGTCTTCATCTCGATCGCTTCGATGCTGCTCGGAGCCTTTGCGGCGATCGGCCAGAAGAACATCAAGCGCCTGATGGCCTATTCCTCCATCGGTCACATGGGCTACGCGCTCGTCGGTCTCGCCGCCGGCTCTATGGCGGGCGTTCGCGGCGTTCTGCTCTACATGCTCATCTACATGGTCATGACGCTCGGCACCTTCGCCTGCATCCTCGCCATGCGCCGCAAGGATGGCGAGAACGTCGAAAGCGTCGACGATCTCGCTGGCCTGTCGCAGACCAACCCCTTCATGGCCACGGTCCTTACCATCCTGATGTTCTCGCTCGCCGGCATCCCGCCGATGGCAGGCTTCTTCGGGAAGTACTTCGTGTTCATGGCGGCTATCGAAGCCCATCTCTATGCGCTTGCCATCATCGGCGTGCTCGCTTCGGTCGTCGGCGCCTACTACTACCTGCGTGTCATCAAGGTGATGTGGTTCGACGATGCCAAGGGCGAGTTTGCCCGGACGGCCGGCGAGCTTCGCCTGGTTTTCGGTCTCTCGGGCCTGTTCGTGCTTGGCTACGTCCTGATCGGTGGTCCGCTCGGCAACGCCGCTGAAGTCGCGGCTCGGACCTTCTTTTGA
- a CDS encoding biotin--[acetyl-CoA-carboxylase] ligase, whose amino-acid sequence MGLEGGGRVSLDDFRHVALNEVGSTNSECLVRAREGDRGNLWITAARQTGGRGRRGRAWFSEPGNLYASLLLIEPAPIELLHSLPLAVAVAVHRAIRQVMPLAGAPVEIKWPNDILIDGKKTCGILLEGESLADGRRALVIGCGINIAVMPDEALYPVTSLRNEGASVSPDDLFAHLFLTMAETLSVWDQGRGVAHIIDQWRAAARGIGETITVNLPDRSLSGRFAGIDQDGRLMLDTGSDTMQTIAAGDVFFG is encoded by the coding sequence ATAGGCCTTGAAGGCGGCGGCCGGGTTTCGCTCGACGATTTCCGGCACGTCGCTCTCAATGAAGTCGGTTCGACCAACAGCGAATGCCTGGTGCGGGCGCGCGAGGGGGACAGGGGAAATCTCTGGATCACCGCCGCCCGCCAGACAGGTGGACGTGGTCGACGCGGTAGGGCCTGGTTTTCAGAGCCCGGCAATCTCTATGCTTCGCTCCTCTTGATCGAGCCGGCTCCGATCGAGCTGCTGCACTCGCTGCCGCTGGCAGTGGCAGTGGCGGTTCACAGGGCCATCCGACAGGTAATGCCGCTGGCCGGCGCTCCGGTCGAGATCAAATGGCCGAACGATATCCTCATCGACGGCAAGAAGACTTGCGGCATCCTGCTTGAAGGCGAGAGTCTTGCAGACGGACGTCGCGCGCTGGTCATCGGCTGCGGCATCAACATCGCCGTCATGCCCGACGAGGCACTCTACCCGGTGACTTCGCTTCGCAACGAAGGGGCGTCGGTATCGCCGGACGACTTGTTTGCCCACCTTTTCCTGACCATGGCCGAAACGCTCTCCGTTTGGGACCAGGGCAGGGGTGTGGCACACATCATAGACCAATGGCGGGCGGCAGCGCGCGGCATCGGCGAGACCATTACGGTGAACCTGCCGGATCGGTCGCTTTCCGGCCGCTTTGCCGGTATTGATCAGGACGGCCGGCTGATGCTCGATACGGGCTCGGACACGATGCAGACGATCGCCGCCGGCGACGTATTTTTCGGATAA
- a CDS encoding ribonuclease J has product MAQEEELVFLPLGGVGEIGMNLGLYGYGKPGHRQWIMVDCGVTFPGPELPGVDLVLADISFLAEERRNLKGIIITHAHEDHYGGLNDLWPGLNVPVYASPFTAGMLEAKRDFERSRGEIPITIFKQGDRINVGPFEIEAVGVNHSIPEPMSLIIRTPLGAIVHTGDWKIDLQPSLGPLTDEQRFRKIGDEGVLALVCDSTNALRDGVSPSEQEVSASLTQIISKSEGRVAITTFSSNVGRIRSIAEAAEEAGREVLLLGSSMKRVVAVARDLGLMEGIKPFLAEDEFGYVPRDKVVVILTGSQGEPRAALAKIARDEMRNVAFSAGDTVVFSSRTIPGNEKAINDIKNGLIEQGIHIITDSEALVHVSGHPRRSELQQMYQWVRPQILVPVHGEAAHLTAHAELGLQSGIASVPRLRNGDMLRLAPGPAEVIDTAPHGRIYKDGSLIGDFEEMGIGERRKLSFAGHVSVNVVLDNRYDFLGDPDLVAIGLPEFDDEGEDMEDTLYDAVLGAVESIPRAKRKDLAMLQEAVRRAVRSTVNQIWGKKPVVTVFVTKV; this is encoded by the coding sequence ATGGCGCAAGAAGAAGAACTGGTGTTCTTGCCGCTCGGCGGCGTCGGTGAAATCGGGATGAACCTCGGCCTCTATGGCTATGGCAAACCCGGTCATCGACAGTGGATAATGGTCGATTGCGGCGTCACCTTCCCGGGGCCGGAGCTGCCGGGAGTGGATCTGGTTCTGGCCGATATCAGTTTCCTGGCGGAAGAACGCCGCAATCTCAAGGGCATCATCATCACCCATGCCCACGAGGATCACTATGGTGGTCTCAACGATCTTTGGCCGGGGTTGAACGTACCGGTCTATGCCTCGCCGTTTACCGCGGGCATGCTTGAGGCGAAACGCGACTTCGAAAGGAGCCGCGGCGAAATCCCGATAACGATCTTCAAGCAGGGCGACCGCATCAATGTTGGCCCGTTCGAAATCGAAGCGGTCGGCGTCAACCACTCGATCCCCGAGCCGATGTCGCTGATCATCCGCACGCCGCTTGGCGCGATCGTTCACACCGGCGACTGGAAGATCGATCTTCAGCCGTCGCTCGGGCCCCTGACCGACGAGCAGCGCTTCCGCAAGATCGGTGACGAGGGCGTGCTGGCGCTGGTCTGCGATTCGACCAATGCGCTTCGTGACGGGGTCTCGCCGTCCGAGCAGGAGGTTTCGGCAAGCCTGACGCAGATCATCTCCAAGTCTGAAGGACGTGTGGCGATCACCACCTTCTCTTCCAATGTCGGGCGCATCCGTTCGATTGCGGAAGCTGCGGAAGAGGCGGGCCGCGAGGTGTTGCTTCTCGGCAGCTCGATGAAGCGCGTCGTCGCCGTCGCCCGCGATCTCGGCCTGATGGAAGGCATCAAGCCTTTCCTCGCCGAAGACGAGTTCGGCTATGTGCCGCGCGACAAGGTCGTGGTGATCCTGACCGGTAGCCAGGGCGAACCCCGTGCCGCACTTGCCAAGATCGCCCGCGACGAGATGCGCAACGTCGCCTTTTCCGCCGGCGATACGGTCGTGTTTTCGTCGCGTACCATTCCCGGTAACGAGAAGGCGATCAACGACATCAAGAACGGCCTGATCGAGCAGGGCATTCACATCATCACCGACAGTGAAGCGCTGGTGCATGTGTCGGGCCACCCGCGTCGCAGCGAGCTGCAGCAGATGTACCAGTGGGTCCGTCCGCAGATCCTCGTGCCGGTGCATGGTGAGGCCGCACACCTGACGGCGCATGCCGAACTTGGCCTGCAGTCGGGTATCGCCAGCGTTCCGCGGCTTCGCAACGGCGATATGCTGCGGCTGGCGCCAGGTCCGGCCGAAGTCATCGACACTGCGCCGCATGGCCGGATCTACAAGGATGGCTCGCTGATCGGTGATTTCGAGGAAATGGGCATCGGTGAGCGGCGCAAGCTCTCCTTTGCCGGACATGTCTCAGTCAACGTCGTGCTCGACAACCGCTACGATTTCCTCGGTGATCCTGACCTCGTTGCCATCGGCTTGCCCGAGTTCGACGACGAGGGCGAGGACATGGAAGACACGCTCTATGACGCCGTGCTCGGTGCTGTCGAAAGCATCCCGCGTGCCAAGCGCAAGGATCTGGCCATGCTGCAGGAGGCGGTGCGCCGCGCCGTGCGTAGCACCGTCAACCAGATCTGGGGCAAGAAGCCCGTGGTGACCGTGTTCGTCACCAAAGTCTGA
- the mce gene encoding methylmalonyl-CoA epimerase: MLGRVNHVAIAVPDLASAAEGYRVTLGASVTEPQALPEHGVTVVFVALPNTKVELLEPLGDASPIAAFLAKNPSGGMHHICYEVEDIIAARDTLKASGARVLGDGEPKIGAHGKPVLFLHPKDFQGTLIELEQV, translated from the coding sequence ATGCTTGGACGTGTAAACCATGTGGCAATCGCCGTGCCGGATCTGGCATCCGCTGCTGAGGGCTACCGAGTGACGCTCGGCGCTTCGGTGACCGAGCCGCAAGCCTTGCCCGAGCACGGTGTCACCGTCGTTTTCGTCGCGCTTCCCAACACCAAGGTCGAACTGCTGGAGCCGCTCGGCGATGCCTCGCCGATTGCGGCGTTTCTCGCCAAGAACCCGTCCGGCGGCATGCATCACATTTGCTACGAGGTCGAGGACATCATTGCTGCCCGTGACACGCTGAAGGCGTCCGGCGCGCGGGTTCTCGGTGACGGCGAGCCGAAGATCGGCGCTCACGGCAAGCCGGTGCTTTTTCTGCACCCGAAGGATTTTCAAGGCACGTTGATCGAGCTTGAACAGGTGTGA
- a CDS encoding DUF1467 family protein, translating into MPLFSTFAIYFIIWWLTLFAVLPLGVRTQAEENEVVPGTVESAPARFRAKRVILLTTAIAAVIQLAWYIVSVRLGYGIDSIPRFYPKFY; encoded by the coding sequence ATGCCGCTTTTTTCAACCTTTGCCATCTACTTCATTATCTGGTGGCTGACGCTGTTTGCAGTGCTGCCGCTTGGCGTGCGCACGCAGGCGGAGGAAAACGAGGTGGTGCCCGGCACTGTCGAAAGCGCGCCGGCGCGGTTCCGTGCCAAACGGGTCATCCTGCTGACAACTGCAATCGCGGCGGTCATCCAGCTTGCCTGGTACATTGTGTCGGTGCGGCTCGGCTACGGCATCGACAGCATTCCGCGCTTCTATCCGAAGTTCTATTGA
- the proS gene encoding proline--tRNA ligase yields MRLSRFFMPILKENPKEAEIVSHRLMLRTGMIRQQSSGIYTWLPFGKRVLDKVNAIVREEQNRTGANELLMPTLQSAELWQESGRYDAYGKEMLRIKDRQDRPMLYGPTNEEMITDVFRSYVKSYRNLPLNLYHIQLKFRDEIRPRFGTMRSREFLMKDAYSFDLDREGAEHAYNKMFAAYLRTFSRMGLRAIPMRADTGPIGGNLSHEFIILAETGESEVFCHKDFLGFDIPGEDTNFDDVAGLKTIFDKWTSRYAATSEMHDEAAFNEVAEGDRLSARGIEVGHIFYFGTKYSEAMGAKVLGPDGKEHAVHMGSYGIGPTRLVPAIIEASHDDNGIIWPKSISPFDGVIINMKAGDAACDAACETLYSKLGAAGFDALLDDTDDRAGAKFASADLIGVPVQIIVGPRSIANGEVELKDRKTGERETMTVEAALNKLIATK; encoded by the coding sequence ATGCGCCTGTCCCGCTTTTTCATGCCCATCTTGAAGGAAAATCCGAAGGAAGCGGAAATCGTTTCCCACCGTCTTATGCTCCGGACGGGCATGATCCGGCAGCAGTCCTCGGGGATCTATACCTGGCTGCCGTTCGGAAAGCGGGTTCTCGACAAGGTCAATGCGATCGTTCGCGAAGAGCAGAACCGCACCGGCGCGAATGAGCTTTTGATGCCGACGCTGCAGTCCGCCGAGCTTTGGCAGGAGAGCGGCCGTTATGACGCCTATGGCAAGGAAATGCTGCGCATCAAGGACCGCCAGGATCGGCCGATGCTCTATGGTCCGACCAATGAGGAAATGATCACGGATGTCTTCCGTTCCTACGTGAAGTCCTACCGCAATCTGCCGCTCAATCTCTACCATATCCAGCTGAAGTTCCGCGACGAGATCCGTCCGCGCTTCGGCACCATGCGCTCGCGCGAGTTCCTGATGAAGGATGCCTATTCCTTCGATCTCGACCGCGAAGGTGCCGAGCACGCCTATAACAAGATGTTCGCCGCTTACCTGCGCACCTTCTCGCGCATGGGGCTGCGTGCCATTCCGATGCGTGCCGACACCGGACCGATTGGCGGCAATCTCAGCCATGAATTCATCATTCTCGCCGAAACCGGTGAATCCGAAGTGTTCTGCCACAAGGACTTCCTCGGCTTCGATATTCCCGGCGAAGACACCAATTTCGATGATGTCGCTGGTCTGAAGACGATCTTCGACAAGTGGACCTCGCGCTACGCGGCCACGTCCGAAATGCACGACGAAGCGGCGTTCAACGAAGTCGCCGAAGGCGATCGCCTGTCGGCACGCGGCATTGAAGTCGGCCATATCTTCTACTTCGGCACCAAGTATTCCGAGGCGATGGGCGCGAAGGTTCTCGGTCCGGATGGCAAGGAACACGCGGTCCATATGGGCTCCTACGGCATCGGCCCGACACGGCTGGTTCCGGCGATCATCGAGGCGTCGCATGACGACAACGGCATCATCTGGCCGAAGTCGATCTCGCCGTTCGATGGTGTGATCATCAACATGAAAGCGGGCGATGCCGCTTGCGACGCAGCCTGCGAGACGCTCTATTCGAAGCTCGGCGCCGCAGGATTCGATGCGCTGCTCGACGATACGGACGACCGCGCCGGCGCCAAGTTCGCCTCTGCCGATCTTATCGGCGTACCTGTCCAGATCATCGTCGGACCGCGTTCTATCGCCAACGGCGAAGTCGAGCTCAAGGATCGCAAGACCGGTGAGCGCGAGACCATGACTGTCGAGGCAGCCCTCAACAAGCTGATCGCGACGAAGTAA
- a CDS encoding lipoprotein-releasing ABC transporter permease subunit: MTAVTEDQVQAAGQSAKSASRPFSAFERMVAWRYLRSRRKEAFISVIAGFSFIGIMLGVATLIIVMAVMNGFRTELISRILGINGHMIVQPIDGPLNNYPDLATRFSGVKGVTMAIPLVEGQVLAQGVGDSSTGALVRGIRADDLSKMKSVSDHIQSGDLVGFAAGTGVAIGSRMAEQLGIQVGGTITLTSPNGDVTPMGMNPRVKAYTVSAIFEIGMSEYDASIIFMPLEESQLFFNAEGLAQQIEIFVEHPDMVDDLRKPVEDAAERQIFITDWRDRNKTFFSALEVERNVMFMILTLIVLVAALNIISGLIMLVKDKGSDIAILRTMGATSGSVMRIFFMTGAAIGAAGTVAGVLLGVVVCLNIESIRQFFSWISGTTLFSPELYFLSQLPADMNADETILVVVMALSLSFLATIFPAWRASRLDPVQALRYE, translated from the coding sequence ATGACCGCCGTGACGGAAGATCAGGTGCAGGCCGCTGGCCAGTCTGCAAAGTCCGCCAGCCGCCCTTTTTCCGCCTTTGAGCGCATGGTCGCCTGGCGCTATCTGCGTTCGCGGCGCAAGGAAGCCTTCATTTCGGTGATCGCCGGCTTCTCCTTCATCGGCATCATGCTCGGCGTCGCGACGCTGATCATCGTCATGGCGGTGATGAACGGTTTTCGCACCGAGCTCATCTCGCGCATCCTCGGCATCAATGGCCACATGATCGTGCAACCGATCGACGGTCCGCTCAACAATTACCCCGACCTCGCCACCCGCTTTTCCGGTGTGAAGGGTGTGACGATGGCGATCCCGCTGGTCGAAGGCCAGGTTCTGGCCCAGGGCGTCGGCGATTCTTCGACCGGTGCGCTCGTGCGCGGCATCCGCGCCGATGACCTCAGCAAGATGAAGTCGGTCTCCGACCATATTCAATCCGGCGATCTCGTCGGCTTCGCCGCCGGCACCGGCGTGGCGATCGGTTCACGTATGGCTGAGCAGCTCGGCATTCAGGTGGGCGGCACGATCACGCTGACATCGCCGAACGGCGACGTCACGCCGATGGGCATGAACCCGCGGGTCAAGGCCTATACGGTCTCGGCAATCTTCGAGATCGGTATGTCGGAATATGATGCGTCGATCATCTTCATGCCGCTTGAGGAATCGCAGCTGTTCTTCAATGCCGAAGGCTTGGCCCAGCAGATCGAGATCTTCGTCGAGCACCCCGATATGGTCGACGATTTGCGCAAGCCGGTCGAGGACGCTGCCGAGCGGCAGATCTTCATCACCGATTGGCGCGACCGCAACAAGACGTTCTTCTCGGCGCTCGAGGTCGAGCGTAATGTGATGTTCATGATCCTGACGTTGATCGTTCTGGTCGCGGCGCTGAACATCATTTCCGGACTGATCATGCTGGTGAAGGACAAGGGGAGCGACATCGCCATCCTTCGCACGATGGGCGCGACCTCCGGCTCCGTCATGCGCATCTTCTTCATGACTGGAGCTGCCATCGGTGCGGCGGGAACCGTTGCCGGCGTGCTGCTCGGTGTCGTCGTCTGCCTGAACATTGAGTCCATTCGCCAATTCTTCTCCTGGATTTCAGGCACGACGCTGTTCAGCCCCGAGCTCTATTTCCTCAGCCAGTTGCCGGCAGATATGAACGCCGACGAGACGATCCTCGTCGTCGTCATGGCCCTCAGCCTGTCGTTCCTTGCCACGATCTTTCCGGCATGGCGCGCCTCGCGCCTCGATCCCGTGCAGGCCCTGCGGTACGAATGA
- a CDS encoding ABC transporter ATP-binding protein, with protein MNARVALQLSGIERNYGQGDTFLSILKGADFTLKSGETVALVAPSGTGKSTLLHVAGLLERPDGGKVVVNGVTCDGLNDDRRTAIRRNEIGFVYQFHHLLPEFTALENIMMPQLIAGLGKAEAAERARALLDYMRIGHRADHRPSELSGGEQQRVAIARAVANAPLVLLADEPTGNLDPETAGYVFEALEALARQSGLAALIATHNHELASLMDRRVTIEDGKVVELK; from the coding sequence ATGAATGCGCGCGTGGCACTGCAGCTTTCGGGCATCGAGCGTAATTACGGGCAGGGGGACACCTTCCTCTCGATCCTCAAGGGCGCGGACTTCACGCTGAAAAGCGGCGAGACCGTTGCGCTTGTGGCGCCGTCAGGCACTGGCAAGTCGACGCTTCTGCATGTTGCGGGCCTGCTGGAGCGGCCGGATGGCGGAAAGGTCGTGGTCAACGGCGTGACCTGCGACGGTCTCAACGACGACAGGCGCACCGCTATCCGTCGCAACGAGATCGGTTTCGTCTACCAGTTCCATCATCTGCTTCCGGAGTTCACCGCTCTCGAAAACATCATGATGCCGCAGCTGATCGCCGGCCTTGGCAAGGCTGAGGCCGCCGAGCGTGCGCGGGCGCTGCTCGACTACATGCGTATCGGCCACCGCGCCGATCACCGCCCGTCGGAGCTTTCAGGCGGCGAACAGCAGCGCGTGGCGATCGCCCGCGCCGTTGCCAATGCTCCCTTGGTATTGCTGGCCGATGAGCCGACCGGCAATCTCGATCCGGAAACTGCGGGATACGTCTTCGAAGCGCTCGAAGCATTGGCTCGCCAGTCCGGTCTTGCAGCCCTGATCGCCACGCACAATCACGAGCTGGCATCGCTTATGGACCGGCGGGTGACGATCGAGGACGGCAAGGTCGTCGAGCTGAAATAA
- a CDS encoding DUF5680 domain-containing protein, with translation MASIEQLKDFIVEAKSKTYVGGGITSPPSRAGSRDIGYQRDRWRYLDSYFGGTDFAGQETVWFEDDTRWAMNYFGRVIRPDLIDAERAGIVIKAALDTMYREKRHFLGGMEYRHAYGYYIDNSRGDTGHFSGREVIFVDGDEAYELDYRGGLIVP, from the coding sequence ATGGCCAGCATCGAGCAGCTCAAAGACTTCATCGTGGAAGCCAAATCGAAGACATATGTCGGTGGCGGGATAACAAGCCCGCCATCGCGCGCGGGCTCGCGCGATATCGGCTACCAACGCGACCGGTGGCGGTATCTCGACAGTTACTTCGGTGGGACCGATTTCGCAGGACAGGAAACCGTCTGGTTCGAGGACGACACCCGCTGGGCCATGAATTATTTCGGCCGCGTCATCCGGCCCGATCTGATCGATGCGGAACGCGCCGGCATCGTCATCAAAGCCGCGCTCGATACCATGTATCGCGAGAAGCGGCACTTTCTCGGTGGAATGGAATATCGCCACGCCTACGGCTACTACATCGACAACAGCCGCGGCGACACCGGGCACTTTTCCGGACGTGAAGTCATCTTTGTCGACGGCGACGAAGCCTACGAACTCGACTATCGAGGTGGCCTCATCGTGCCTTAA